A section of the Bacillus sp. HSf4 genome encodes:
- a CDS encoding alpha/beta hydrolase, whose translation MDRTIDIFEIDGMTIEYSLLGKGAPILVMHGGHSNCQEEFGYQSLYENGFSIITPSRAGYGGTSKEIGETLERACYYYMKLLDELKIEKVHVLAMSAGGPSAIYFAAAYPDRVESLILQSAVTKQWLTPDDLEYKIGNLMFRPPVEKTVWKLISALNNRFPQMVFKKMMSSFTTLTADEAMLKIQEGDIEEMRKMNNRQRSGHGFLIDLKNMNDLSVHHLKTVSCPVLIMHCQYDRLVSNQHAYHAQEYIPSSELYEVDAWGHLIWLGKGAETVSRKVITFLQR comes from the coding sequence ATGGATAGAACAATCGACATCTTTGAAATTGACGGAATGACAATTGAGTATTCGCTTCTAGGTAAAGGCGCACCGATTCTTGTCATGCACGGCGGACATTCGAATTGTCAGGAAGAGTTTGGCTATCAAAGCCTCTATGAAAATGGATTTTCAATTATTACGCCTTCCCGCGCCGGATATGGCGGGACATCCAAAGAAATCGGGGAGACTTTGGAGCGTGCCTGTTATTACTATATGAAACTGCTTGATGAACTAAAGATTGAAAAGGTTCATGTGCTGGCAATGTCAGCCGGCGGTCCGAGCGCCATTTACTTTGCAGCAGCATATCCAGACAGGGTGGAATCTTTGATTTTGCAAAGTGCGGTCACAAAGCAGTGGCTGACACCGGATGATCTTGAATATAAAATTGGAAATCTTATGTTTCGCCCGCCTGTTGAAAAGACTGTATGGAAACTTATTTCAGCGCTGAATAACCGATTTCCGCAGATGGTCTTTAAGAAAATGATGTCTTCCTTCACAACGCTTACTGCCGATGAGGCAATGCTGAAAATACAAGAGGGAGATATCGAAGAAATGAGAAAAATGAACAACAGACAGCGCTCAGGACACGGGTTTCTAATCGATTTAAAAAACATGAACGACTTATCCGTTCACCACTTAAAAACGGTGTCTTGTCCGGTGTTAATCATGCATTGTCAGTATGATCGGCTCGTCTCGAATCAGCATGCGTATCACGCGCAGGAGTATATCCCTTCATCAGAGCTGTATGAGGTCGATGCATGGGGGCATTTAATTTGGCTTGGAAAAGGAGCCGAGACCGTATCGCGCAAGGTCATCACCTTTTTGCAGCGTTAA
- a CDS encoding YbjQ family protein, whose translation MLIATTDTVANQNIREVKGIVTASIVQSRNIGKDILSGLKSVIGGELKNYTQMLEDSKKAVIERLIEQAEEKGANAIVGLRFELSAGQGTSELIGYGTAAVID comes from the coding sequence ATGCTCATCGCCACAACAGATACAGTCGCGAATCAAAACATTCGCGAAGTCAAGGGGATCGTCACCGCAAGCATCGTTCAGTCGAGGAATATCGGAAAAGACATTCTTTCCGGATTGAAGTCGGTGATTGGCGGAGAATTAAAAAATTATACGCAAATGCTCGAAGACTCGAAAAAAGCCGTCATCGAGCGTTTAATTGAACAAGCTGAAGAGAAGGGGGCAAACGCGATCGTCGGCTTGAGATTTGAACTGTCGGCTGGTCAGGGCACTTCTGAATTAATCGGCTACGGCACTGCCGCCGTCATCGATTAA
- a CDS encoding TVP38/TMEM64 family protein — protein sequence MIAVMIIIAIGLTHKDAWLELIKAGGVYSVLFSTLLVAACVFFPVVPFALIAGLNGALFGIGNGVLITLSGSMLGTMLLFFLARYGFRDWAVSKIAKYPRINEYEAYFNRNAFTAVLLGRLLPVVPSVVMNIVCGLSKIKWTVFFAASTLGKIPNVLVISIAGANFTEHKLIAFGIYGVYMLIIVMVIYKKYPHLISKQKKTKQQEKTP from the coding sequence ATGATCGCGGTCATGATCATCATTGCAATCGGTTTGACACACAAAGATGCCTGGCTTGAATTGATCAAAGCGGGCGGCGTTTATTCCGTTTTGTTCAGCACCCTGCTTGTGGCAGCCTGCGTCTTTTTCCCGGTCGTTCCATTTGCACTTATCGCCGGGCTGAACGGCGCTTTATTTGGAATCGGAAACGGCGTCTTGATTACACTGTCCGGTTCAATGCTTGGCACGATGCTCTTGTTTTTTCTAGCTCGCTACGGCTTCAGGGATTGGGCGGTTTCAAAGATAGCGAAATATCCGAGAATCAATGAGTATGAAGCCTATTTCAACCGCAACGCTTTCACCGCCGTGCTGTTGGGCAGGCTCCTACCCGTTGTGCCTTCCGTTGTCATGAACATTGTCTGCGGTCTCAGCAAAATCAAATGGACGGTCTTTTTCGCGGCTTCAACGCTCGGAAAAATTCCGAATGTTCTCGTTATCTCCATTGCCGGCGCCAATTTCACCGAGCATAAGCTGATCGCGTTCGGCATCTATGGCGTATACATGCTGATCATCGTCATGGTGATCTATAAAAAATATCCTCACCTTATCAGCAAACAGAAGAAAACAAAGCAGCAGGAGAAAACGCCTTAG
- a CDS encoding serine hydrolase domain-containing protein has protein sequence MYTTEHLDDYLMEQAAKNHFHGSILLADRHGVILSKGYGFSDCKDKIKNESDSRYQIASLTKQFTAIAVMQLHEKGLLSTADPVQHYVNGYPNGDKITIKHLLSHTSGIPDFLEDELLDVELELAPLDEYISRFIDKPLEFKPGQRFNYSNSGYILLAKIIEEVMGDTYANVIQQLIFEPLGMKNSGFFTSPADISPTIGYLNINREMIKAPTVYGYGESGLYSTVEDLYLWDRALYTEKLVSKTALKEALYSCVKKPAFPTEGPSPALVQNNSIGYGWFINKENKYKIWHDGEIHGFFSSINRYMDQKKVLIMLSNCNLSKTDEILAELEQALLTM, from the coding sequence GTGTATACAACTGAACATCTTGATGATTATCTAATGGAACAGGCAGCAAAAAATCATTTCCACGGCAGCATTCTGCTGGCGGATCGACATGGAGTGATTTTATCGAAAGGATACGGGTTTTCCGACTGCAAGGATAAAATAAAAAACGAATCGGATTCGCGGTATCAAATCGCTTCTTTGACAAAGCAGTTTACAGCGATAGCGGTCATGCAGCTCCATGAAAAAGGACTGCTCTCTACAGCCGATCCCGTTCAACACTATGTAAACGGCTATCCAAATGGGGACAAGATCACCATCAAGCATTTATTAAGCCATACGTCAGGAATTCCGGATTTTTTAGAGGACGAATTGCTTGATGTGGAATTGGAGCTGGCACCGCTTGACGAATACATATCCCGTTTTATTGATAAGCCGCTCGAATTCAAACCGGGACAAAGATTCAACTATAGCAATTCCGGGTACATACTGCTCGCCAAAATCATTGAAGAGGTCATGGGTGATACTTACGCAAACGTCATTCAACAGTTGATATTTGAACCTTTAGGCATGAAAAACTCCGGCTTTTTCACTTCACCGGCAGATATTTCCCCAACGATCGGATATTTAAACATCAATCGGGAAATGATCAAGGCGCCGACTGTTTACGGCTATGGAGAAAGCGGACTCTACTCAACCGTTGAGGACCTGTATTTATGGGACAGGGCGCTTTACACCGAAAAGCTGGTCTCAAAAACCGCACTGAAAGAAGCGCTTTACAGCTGTGTTAAAAAGCCTGCATTTCCAACAGAGGGCCCTTCTCCGGCTCTTGTTCAAAACAATTCGATCGGATACGGATGGTTTATTAATAAAGAAAACAAGTATAAAATATGGCATGATGGCGAGATTCACGGCTTTTTCAGCTCAATCAACCGATACATGGATCAAAAGAAGGTCCTCATCATGCTCAGCAACTGCAATCTATCAAAAACAGACGAAATCCTGGCTGAATTAGAACAGGCTTTGTTAACGATGTAA
- a CDS encoding macrolide family glycosyltransferase, which translates to MEQRHIAIFNIPAHGHINPTLALTANLVKRGYRVTYPVTDEFVEAIEETGAKPLRYRSTLNMDPRQIREMMKTKDMSEGPLMFKKEVEEVLPQLEAIYEHDKPDLIIFDFMAMTGKILAEKLGIKAVRLCSTYAQNDHFQFSYLSREKYQAELTDEQKEALKNSNLPSFFEEVFKPADLNIVFMPRAFQPYGDTFDERFCFVGPSLSKRKFQEKESTALLHGDDRPVMLISLGTAFNAWPEFYQMCIDAFGGSKWRVIMAVGTTIDPESFANMPENFSIHQRVPQLEILKKASLFITHGGMNSTMEGLNAGVPLIVIPQMAEQEMTAERVNELGLGIHLKPEETTVAILQEAVSEVDGDAELMKRVQDMQKNIKEAGGAEKAADEIEAFLAPAAVK; encoded by the coding sequence ATGGAACAAAGACATATCGCCATCTTTAATATACCGGCTCACGGGCATATCAACCCTACGCTCGCTTTAACGGCAAATCTCGTCAAACGCGGCTACAGAGTCACATATCCGGTGACAGATGAATTTGTGGAAGCGATTGAAGAAACAGGTGCCAAACCGCTCCGCTACCGTTCAACCTTAAATATGGATCCCCGCCAAATAAGGGAAATGATGAAAACCAAGGATATGTCCGAAGGTCCGCTGATGTTCAAGAAAGAGGTTGAAGAGGTGCTTCCTCAGCTTGAAGCGATTTATGAGCATGACAAGCCTGACCTCATCATTTTTGACTTTATGGCGATGACGGGGAAAATATTAGCGGAAAAGCTTGGCATAAAAGCGGTTCGGCTTTGCTCGACATATGCGCAAAACGACCATTTTCAATTCAGCTATCTTTCCAGGGAAAAGTATCAGGCTGAGCTGACGGATGAGCAAAAAGAGGCTTTGAAAAATTCGAATCTTCCGTCATTTTTTGAGGAGGTATTCAAGCCGGCCGATCTGAACATCGTCTTTATGCCGCGCGCTTTCCAGCCCTATGGGGATACTTTTGATGAACGGTTCTGTTTTGTCGGACCTTCTCTGAGCAAACGCAAGTTTCAGGAAAAAGAAAGCACGGCGCTTTTGCATGGCGATGACCGTCCCGTCATGCTGATTTCTTTAGGAACGGCATTCAACGCCTGGCCGGAGTTCTATCAAATGTGCATTGATGCTTTCGGCGGTTCAAAATGGCGCGTCATCATGGCGGTGGGCACCACGATTGATCCAGAAAGCTTTGCGAACATGCCGGAAAATTTTTCAATTCATCAGCGTGTTCCACAGCTTGAAATCCTTAAAAAAGCCAGTCTGTTCATCACCCACGGAGGCATGAACAGCACGATGGAAGGACTGAATGCAGGTGTTCCTTTGATCGTCATTCCGCAAATGGCTGAACAGGAAATGACAGCAGAGCGCGTTAATGAGCTTGGTCTTGGAATACACCTGAAGCCTGAAGAAACAACTGTTGCTATATTACAGGAAGCCGTTTCAGAAGTTGATGGAGATGCGGAGCTGATGAAACGGGTTCAAGATATGCAAAAAAACATCAAAGAAGCAGGAGGCGCGGAAAAAGCCGCCGATGAAATTGAGGCGTTTCTGGCGCCGGCCGCTGTAAAATAA